The proteins below come from a single Haemorhous mexicanus isolate bHaeMex1 chromosome 20, bHaeMex1.pri, whole genome shotgun sequence genomic window:
- the SLC16A3 gene encoding monocarboxylate transporter 4 produces the protein MGAVVADDGPSGVKAPDGGWGWAVLFGCFIITGFSYAFPKAVSVFFKELIREFGIGYSDTAWISSILLAMLYGTGPLCSVCVNRFGCRPVMLVGGLFASMGMVIASFCTSIVQIYLTAGVITGLGLALNFQPSLIMLNRYFDKRRPLANGLSAAGSPVFLCALSPLGQILQHEYGWRGGFLILGGMLLNCCVCGALMRPLEPPKKAEATKEPAEKKVKKKLLDFSVFKDSGFVIYTLAASIMVLGLFVPPVFVVSYAKDLGYQDTKAAFLLTILGFIDIFARPICGMVAGLKWVRPRCVYLFSFAMIFNGFTDLMGSMSADYGGLVVFCIFFGISYGMVGALQFEVLMAIVGTQKFSSAIGLVLLAEAMAVLIGPPSAGKLLDATGRYMFVFIIAGIEVTTSALVLALGNFFCIKKKSEEPHTREEAAEREELNKSENKAPEDAKVDSIEVEQFLKDEPEKNGEVVTNPETCV, from the exons ATGGGAGCTGTAGTAGCTGATGATGGTCCATCAGGTGTTAAAGCCCCTGatggaggctggggctgggctgtcctTTTTGGCTGTTTTATCATCACAGGATTCTCCTATGCCTTTCCTAAGGCAGTTAGTGTCTTCTTTAAAGAACTTATCCGGGAATTTGGCATTGGATATAGTGACACTGCATGGATTTCCTCCATTCTGTTGGCCATGCTTTATGGAACAG GTCCACTTTGTAGCGTATGTGTCAATCGCTTTGGTTGTCGCCCTGTCATGCTGGTGGGTGGCCTTTTTGCTTCAATGGGGATGGTGATAGCTTCCTTCTGCACAAGCATCGTTCAGATCTATCTAACTGCAGGTGTGATTACCG GTTTGGGTTTGGCACTAAACTTTCAGCCTTCACTCATCATGTTAAACCGTTACTTTGACAAACGCCGGCCCTTAGCCAATGGGCTatctgctgctgggagcccagtGTTTCTTTGTGCTCTCTCACCGTTGGGGCAGATACTACAGCATGAGTACGGTTGGAGAGGAGGATTCCTTATCCTGGGTGGGATGCTGCTCAACTGCTGTGTATGCGGAGCACTAATGAGACCTTTGGAGCCACCCAAAAAGGCTGAAGCTACCAAAGAGCCAGCTgagaagaaagtgaagaaaaaacttCTGGATTTCAGTGTGTTTAAAGACAGTGGTTTTGTAATCTATACGCTAGCAGCATCTATCATGGTGCTTGGCCTCTTTGTTCCCCCAGTGTTTGTTGTGAGTTATGCCAAGGATTTAGGGTATCAAGACAccaaagcagcttttcttctgaCTATTCTGGGATTCATTGATATCTTTGCTCGCCCAATCTGTGGAATGGTTGCTGGTCTTAAATGGGTTAGACCACGCTGTGTCTACCTCTTCAGTTTTGCTATGATTTTTAATGGCTTTACAGATCTCATGGGCTCTATGTCTGCTGATTATGGTGGACTGGTGgtcttttgcattttctttggcATTTCTTATGGAATGGTAGGTGCTCTTCAGTTTGAAGTTCTCATGGCTATCGTTGGTACGCAGAAGTTTTCCAGTGCTATCGGTTTAGTGCTCCTGGCAGAAGCTATGGCTGTTCTGATCGGTCCACCATCAGCAG GAAAACTCCTGGATGCAACGGGGAGGTAcatgtttgttttcattattgCTGGAATTGAAGTTACCACCTCAGCCCTTGTACTGGCCTTGGGAAATTTCTTCTGCATtaagaaaaaatcagaagaaCCACATACaagagaagaagcagcagaacgAGAGGAATTAAACAAATCTGAAAACAAAGCTCCTGAAGATGCCAAAGTGGACTCTATTGAAGTGGAGCAGTTTCTGAAAGATGAGCCTGAAAAAAATGGCGAAGTTGTAACTAACCCAGAAACATGTGTGTGA